ATGCGGATGACCAGCGGGGTAATGGCCAACTCCGGCATGGGAATCCCGTCGCTGCGAAAGGCCGCGGCCATGGGGTCGACCAATAGGCGCGCCGGGAAGGTCCCGATGAGCGCCGCGATAGCGCTCACGGCACTCACCTGCCCCACGATGAAGCTATTGATCATCCACCCAGGCATGCCGATCATGCGCCACGAACGGTACACGGGTTCGCGCTCCTCAATGATCAGCCGCATCTGGGACAACGTGATCAACACAACGGCGCAGACCGCCATGCCCAGCACGGTGCCGCCGAGCGGCCCAGTGGGATCTTCGTCCGCGTCCGAGGTGGCCACCAGCATCGATACCGCCAGCGCGCACGCGGCCGAGGAAACCACCATGGTTAGCGCCACGGCAAGCCATGAGAGCCAATTGCTTTGTAAGTCCTTAAGCCACACCAGCATGGTTGGCCTCCTGGAGCTCAATGATGCGGTCGGCGGCCTCTGCGGCGAGGTGCGAGTGGGTCACCATGACCACCGCGGCCCCACCCCGTGCGGCGGTGCGGAGGTGGGTGAGGACGAGCTGGGCGGTGGCATCGTCAAGCGCGCCCGTGGGCTCATCAGCAAAGATATACGGCGCACCGGCCAGCAAGGCGCGCGCAACGGCGACGCGCTGCTGCTGACCGCCGGACAGCTGCGCGGGCAGGCGGCGCTCCAGCCCGTCAAGCCCCAAAGACTCGAAGGTCTTCTGCACCGCGTCCCGGGTGCAGCGCCGGCCGGAAAAGTGCGCGGTCAACGTGGCATTTTTGCGGGCGTTGAGCGATTCCAGCAGGTTATAGTCCTGGAATACGAAGGCGCGCTCTGTGCGGGCCGGCGCGTTGACCGTGCCGGAACTGGGCTTATCCAGCCCGGATAGCAGGTTCAACAGCGTGGTCTTGCCGCTGCCGGATGGCCCCATAATCGCGACAAATTCCCCCGGCTCGATGCTTAGGTCCACCTCGGCGAGTGCGGTATGGCTGCCGTAGCGCTTGCTCAGATTTTGTGCTTTTAACATGCCTTCCATTCCACCGGCCGTGCCCCGCACGCGCGATGGGGAAGGCTGCCCGAAAAATGGTGGGGCTAGCTCTACTGCCACCACCCCGGCGCGGCGGCTAGGCTGAACGGATATGCGAACTGTCAAGGCCAACGGGTGGAGCCTCGTCCTCGGAATACTTGCCCTTCCGGGACTGGTGATTTCGGTGCTCATGCTGCCGTGGATTCCGCTGGTAGCCCGCGCCGCGGAGTTTATCGGCCGTTTTGGTGCGAAGTGGATGGGCGTTGATATTCCCCCACGGCGGGCCAACCGTTGGTTTGATTGGCAGCAGTTTTATCACCTTTTACTGCAGCTTCTTATTTGCGTGGCCTGCTTTGCCAACTGGGTCTCTGTCGGTTTTGTCGCGGGCGTACTGGTTATCGCGCCGTTTATTCCGCAGGCCGAGTTCAACGTCGGCGAGTGGACCACCGATAATCGCCCATTGATTTTTGTCGTGTGCTGGCTCGCGGCCGCCGTGCTCTTCGTCCTACTGGTGGTGCTCAACCGCCTGCTGGTCAAGGCCTCCATTTCCCTCACCCGGCTCGCCCTGAGCCCCTCTGCCCAGGAGTTGGCGGCCTCGCGCGCCACGCTTATTGATGCCTTTTCGGGTGAGCGCCGCCGCATCGAGCGCGAGCTCCACGATGGCCCCCAGCA
This is a stretch of genomic DNA from Corynebacterium accolens. It encodes these proteins:
- a CDS encoding ABC transporter ATP-binding protein, yielding MLKAQNLSKRYGSHTALAEVDLSIEPGEFVAIMGPSGSGKTTLLNLLSGLDKPSSGTVNAPARTERAFVFQDYNLLESLNARKNATLTAHFSGRRCTRDAVQKTFESLGLDGLERRLPAQLSGGQQQRVAVARALLAGAPYIFADEPTGALDDATAQLVLTHLRTAARGGAAVVMVTHSHLAAEAADRIIELQEANHAGVA